The sequence ccgcgggtgtgaaagattcagcagactgctggcattacacatctggctgaaagactactgtagctctgctggagtcacttgtgctgataactttgacaccttctggaaacagaagatactctacaggaatgacagagtccatccaaatcaccttggctcctggactctgtccatgCATTTCAAGGatgcgttgaaacaatgactggtaaatgatccaggaccagctcagttaatccctaccattgtgacaatgagtcatcataatgctgcatcaaatgtacatgatcttaggggcattggcaaacacaagtcatttaatttatgtacccctaattgcaacgaatacatctgtttatcctgCAGCTAttgtaatcatgagcctataaaccagagttacactgttagcactgaggcggtgtgcagctcaccctgcactatcagctccaatgtaaataacatgagtaagtctacctctgataagcttcccagtaaagcattaaaaacaatcaagcaacccagaaaagtgctaaaaatagcccatattaacatatgtagcttaagaaacaaggtccatgaagtcaataacttgcttgtaacagatgacattcatattctgactatctctgaaactcattTAGATAATAccttgatgatacagtggtagtaatacatggttataacatctaccgaaaagacagaaatgccaaggGAGGCGGTGTTGCTGTCTACATtgagaaccacattcctgtaaaagcttagacgatctaatgttaaatactgttgaaggtatatggctacaggttcatctgcctcgtgtgaaatgcttgatattgtacgtgatatcaacagagaagtatattttctgggtgatttaaatattgactagCTATCAttaagctgcccactcaggaaaaaacctcaaactgtaaccagtgtctgcaacctggatcaggttgtcagtcaacctaccagggtagttacaaacagcacaggaattaaatcatcaacatgtattgatcacatctttactaacgctgcagatatttgcttaaagcagtatccaaatccataggatgtagtgatcgcaatataatagccatatctaggaaaaccaaagttccaaaggctgggcctaatatagtgtacaagaggtcatacaagaagttttgtagtgattaatatgttgatgtaaataatatttgctgctctgtggtgtgtaatgagaagcaaccagacgctgcacttgacacatttatgaaactacttattccagttactaataagcacgcattCATTACGAAAATGAcggtaaaaactgttaaatccccgtggattgatgaggaatttaaaaattgtatggttgagagggatgaggcaaaaggtatggcaattaagtctggctgcccaactgattggcaaacgtactgcaaattaagaaatcatgtgactaaactaaataaaaaataaacaacactatgaaacaaagataaattatataaagaatgatagtaaaaagcttccgggcaccttaaattacattttggggaaaaagCCAACTTGGCTCTttcatttattgaatcagatggctcattcatcacaaagcccactgatattgcaaactactttaatgactttttcattggcaagataagcaaacttagggatgacatgccagcaacaaacactgacactacacatccaagtatatctgaccaaattatgaaagacaaagaattgtacttttgaattccgtaaagtcaatgtggaagaggtgaaaaaatggttgtctatcaacaatgacaagccaccggggtctgacaatctagatggaaaattactgaggataatagcagatgacattgccacatcttcaatttaagcctactagagagcgtgtgccctcaggtctggagggaagctaaagtcattccgctacccaagaatagtaaagccccctttactggctcaaatagccaaccaatcagcctgttaccaacccttagtaaacttctggaaaaaattgtgtttgaccagatacaatgctattgtacagtaaacaaattgacaacagaatttcagcatgcttatagggaagcagacactcaacaagcacagcacttacacaaatgactgattggctgagaggaattgatgataaaatgattgtgggggctgtcttgttagacttcagtgcagcttttgacattattgatcatagtccagtGCTGGAAAAActgatgtgttatggctttacaccccctgctataatgtggataaagatttacttgtataacagaacacagagggtgttctttaatggaagcctatcaacTATAATCCAGTTAGAACCAGGAATTCCCCAGGTTAGCTGTATAGGCACCTtgcttttttttcaatttttactaaagACATGCCATTGACTTTAAGCTAGAGTTTCTATATATGCggaatgactcaacactatacacgtcagctactacagcaactgaaatgactgcaacactcaacaaagagctgcagttagtttcagagtgggtggaaAGGAACAAGTtcgccctaaatatttctaaaactaaaagctttgtatttggaacaaaacagtcactaaaccctaaacctcaactaaatcttgtaataaataatatggaaattgagcaagttgagacgactaaactgcttggagtaacactagattgtaaactgtcatggtcaaaacatattgatgcagtattgatgcagtagtagctaagatggggagaagtctgtctaaagtaaagcaatgctctgccttcttaacaacactaacaacaaggcaggtcctacaggccctagttttgtcacaccttgactactgttcagtcgtttggtcaggtgccacaaaaaaggacttaggaaaattgcaattggctcagaacagagcaACACGGCTGGCACTTGGATATactcagagagctaatattaataatatgcatgtcaatctctcctggctgcaAGTAATCGGCGTCCCAAGAAttccgattaccgattgttatgaaaacttgaaatcggccctaattaatcggccatgccgattaatcggtcgacctctagtattgaCACTGGCAGCTAGTAGTGACACTACTAgtacacagctcggacacccatgcataccccacaagacatgccacaagaggtctcttcacagtccccaagtccagaacagactatgggaggcacacagtattacatagagccctgactacatggaactccattccacatcaagtaactgacgcaagcagtaaaatttgattaaaaaaaaaacagattaaaaaacaccttatggaacagagggaactgtgaagcaacacaaacattggaagagacacatgcacacacacacaataacatacacactatacatacacatggatttagtcaCGTAGATATGTGGAaatggtggagtaggggcctgagggcacacagtgtgttatGAAATCGGTGAATGTATTGTAAAATAAAGGCTAACGTGTTGCCATGGTGTCTGaacatactgtacctcctctctcctgcccCCTGCTGGTCACAGAGGAGAGGCTCTTCATCAGACCTTTACGCAAAGGATTCCGAGTGGTACCTTCACATGGACCACAGTTCTTAAGGGGAGTGAGATTCACATCTGAGAGagaaaacggggggggggggactatatAATATATTATTGTTTTTCACAGAAAAGACAGAGTGGATATGTAAATATTTAGTTGAGATTGGGAATCTTACAGTTGTGATCAGTGTTGCGTTGTCCGCTGTTGGTTGAGTAGCTCCTCAGGAGGGTTCCTTTACAGACAGGAGTCAGACTGGCCTCTGTTACAACAGGACACAAATCCCAATTCAAATCACatcggtgtgtgggtgtgttatcTCTGCAGTGATCCCAGACGCTCTGTGTCCCTTGCtgcgtctctctctgtcccgttgAGTGTATTTCTCTCCTCCTGCGTATATCTCGGAGGtgctgtgtgtagctgtgtgtggcCTGCTGCAGTACAAGGTGCAGGTCACAGCTGTGAGGACAATTCCTTTGGAGGCCAGGGAACGACCGGCTGGTCACCAAACCGAACACACAGCCTGGGGAGAAGGAAACAGCTGGGTGAACACGGTTTTGCTAAGAGACGGTTAAGCTTTTTTCAGAGCTATAGATAaatagatacactacatgaacaaaagtatgtagacagctgcttgtcgaacatctcattccaaaatcatgggcattaatatggagttggtcccccctttgcttctataacagcctccacccttctgggacggctttccactagttgttggaacattgctgcggggacttgcttccattcagctacaagagtattagtgaggtcgggcactgatgttgggtgattagacctggctcgcagccggcgttccaattcatcaaaaaggtgttcgatggggttgaggtcagggctttgtgcaggccaagttcttccacaccgatctcgacaaaccatttctgtatggacctcgctttgagcACGGGGAcagtgtcatgctgaaacaggaaagatccttccccaaactgttgccacaaagttgtaagcacagaattgtctagaatgctgtagcgctaagatttcccttcgatggaactaaggggcctagcccgaaccatgaaaaacaggcccagaccattattcctccaccaccaaactttacagttggcactattggggcaggtagtgttgtgctggcatccaccaaacccagattcatctgttggacttccagatggtgaagtgtgattcatcactccagagaaagcgttttcaatgctccagagtccaatggcggcgagctttacatcactccagccgacacttggcattacggatggtgatcttaggtttgtgtgcagctggtcggccatggaaacccatttcctaAAGCtctcgatgaacagttcttgtgctgacgttgcttccagacaCAGTGTCGAACTCGGTAGGTAGTACTGCAAATGACAGCAGATTATTTTTacgtgctacacgcttcagcaatCTGCGGCCCTATTCTGTGAGCttgcgtggcctaccacttcgcggctgaaccgttgttgctcctagacatttccatttcacaataacaggacTTAAGAGTTGaccagggaagctctagcaggtcagaaatttgacaaactgacttgttggaaaggtggcatcctatgacggtgccacgttgaaagtcactgagctcttcagtaagcccattcgactgccaatgtttgtctatggagatcggttggctgtgtgctcgattttatatacctgtcagcaacgggtgtggctgaaacagccaaatatactaatttcaaggggtgtccacatatttttgtatacattttgtaTACATGTAGACAGTTTTGCATTGTCACTTTATCCCATTGACATTTTTGTACCTTCATCATCCAACGGTTTCTTCTGCCTGCTCATTCCTGGCTTGCCTGGAGCTGGGCACTTGAACACTTGGCTAAACCACACACCATGAGGGAGAGAAGAACGGTACACAGAATTACATTTCTTACATAACATCAACATGAAACACTTCACAAGAATCATGTTTCAATAAATACAGCATTTGCATATAGTGCAGAgtgctgacctgtgtgtgtgtgtctgggagtgTCCTTCTAGTGGACTGGAGGAGGAAGGGACCAGTGTTCCTGTCCCCAGACATACAGAGCACCTCTCATCCTCTCCATCACGGGGCGGCCCAGGGACACTAGCTCTACCAGGTCCAGCATAGCCCACGGCTGACAAAGACTGTGTGTGAGCCTGCTCTCTCATACCAAGGTGCTTGTCTCTGCGGttctcggtctgtgtgtgtgatgctgtgtttttgcctttctctgtgtgtgtgtttgtgtagaaaGGATAACTATTTCTCTTAGCTGCCAAGCCCCTGTCCCTTTCCTTCTCTGGTTGTGTGTTTCCAAGTGTGTAAACGTGCAGCATggtgtgcctttgtgtgtgtgttctcttctccctctcactctctctgctgcGGCTGGGTTTCTGAGGCTCCTCACTGGTTTGGAATATCTGTCTCCTTACACGCTTCTGatcaaaacacacaaacacacacaaaaaaacaagagAGTCAGTGGGCTTGGAGAGCCTAGTAGTGTCTGTTAAATACATTggtcctgtccagaaacaacatATCAGAGGGCAAGGTGGAGCTACCATATTGCTTATTATACCTATCCAATTCCTTCAGATTGACATGACGTCCACTAGAGggtaggggttgtttctggacaggaccATTGTGTGTGGAGTGGACCAGAGCTGTGTTAGACCCGCACCGTTAGGTCCTGCTCTCTGTTTGTGGGTTGATTCTCCTCTAGGAGTCTATGGTgtagatcctctctctctccatctccacccctccccACTAGAACTGGCCGGACTGGGGTGTGTTCACAGgacatccccctctcttctcctctttcctcctctcttctctcttgaccccaactctctactcctctccaACGCTCCTCTCTTTCCTCACACCTCCTGCCTCCATTCCACTCCTGGTATGGTAAAGAGGTGTGGTGAGGGGGTAGGGATAAGGATgggggtagaggtaggggtaaGAGTAGCTCCTTCCTCCCCCATTCTTCAGGGTTCTGGGGGGTTTGGTCTGGGGGGGTTGGTTCAACCCCCTCCAACTCCTCCTCCGCTCCCTGTTCaacaaccccaacacacacacaaaggcttgCTGTTTAAGGGGTGTGCATGTGGATGAGTGAGTAAGTCAGTGGGAGTGAGAGTATGCATGCCTGTATGAGGAGAAGTGTGATGTTTGCAGTGCCTTTGTAAAGCTTGatatatatgcgtgtgtgtgtgtgagcgttgaatattttcctggtatttttgatgctacctgagccatgcattaaatacatttaatgaggCCTACATTAAAAATAGCCCAAATGATTGCACTATTATCCAATGCATATAGCCTATGAcataggctactgcacattacacaagacagaaaaacataaaagcccatagatgtagctaaGCTATATCCTCTCTTAGGTAAATACatgaaactagctccagtaggctaatctttgagtgtgaactgtattactgcactgtaatatactgtattagATGGACACACAttgttcaaaccatgataaaacagggagagaacatgcaattctggtgcagcacatgcggcctacaaagttacaagtataggctagagaatttgattttaattttgaaatataatagggcctATAAGAATTGTATAATTAGCAGGCTGACACATGTATACCTTTCATAATACAgtatttcccctaatgttattagcctTCCTCTATCGTGGCTTCATTTCTTCCTAGCTTTCAACAGTTCAATGAAATAAGTTTTGTTGTCCTGATCTTCATCATTTTAATGACATCgttgaataatataggactataattagatgcagaaggctttcacttctcttcacgaagatttaagttcttatttttatttgtttgatTGAATGGTTACTGGTCTggataaataactgctatagcctaccgCCATCGTGCGttcgctcttctttcaaactacctgtgagttctattggctgatgtatttaacattcagcaaacaagagcttgcaTCCCTCTCcgaatagtctattggtataagaaatgctAAAATAATTATGTCCAGAAAGCTATTCTAGTCTAGATTTTCCTGCATGGGAGAAGCCAGTGGAGCACAGGGGACGTTTGTATTGCacaagagacagaggctataagttagaagcttattatgcataacccatcattaattagctaaatataaggctaatactgcattgaatgtattacctgaaagaggtaggctaggacatctatatatagggctatatatcaatttatgttttttattttatttaacctttatttaactaggcaagtcagttaagaacaaaatcttatttacaatgacggcctaccaaactGGGTGGTtctagccctgaatgctgattggctgaaaactggggtatatcagacagtatatCACGTgtataacaaaacatttatttttaatgctctaattatgttggtaaccagtttataatagcaataaggcacctcgggtgttTGTGATAtatgccaatataccacggctaagggctgtgtccaggcactctgcgttgcgtcgtgcttaagaacagcccttagccgtggtaaattggccatataccacaccccctgcTGCTTTATTGCTTAACTAGAACATGATtaactattttggatgcaatttgaatggagttaatggagagaaagacagagtgctTGGGcgtgcactgatttaaagcaacgatATTCCATTGACTCTGCAgctgaaaaatatttttttaagtatttacaattaaaaaataaggtgacccccgaaagccagatggagatggtAAATTAGATGCGCATTCgttctttatattactgtagcgtagactatgctgcagcaaatgtaggcctacagcaCCTGTCACAAGAAATaaagttaccatgatgagatgataggtctacatgcattgtgaactgcgctccatactgagatgggctgtctgtccgcACCCTGAGTGTTGATAATTAATCATGCAGAGGCCATAAAGAAGacagatttagacattgcatataatttaacagttccatttcatgccatgctgttcatataaataattgaTTATAATTTACCAGTTTCTCAcagttatttatcccgggaaaagAGAATGGTTTTGGGCGGTAATCCCGGTAACCAGGTTCCCgccatgtatatgtgtgtgtggtgtaataTACCTGAGCCTGTTGTCTCTCCAGCTGGTTGATCCTGTGCAGCATGTCTCGTGCTGACCTCCAGTACACCTCCATGTCCACAGGGGGCTCTAGCTCCGCAGTCTGACCCTGAGACTCCCCATGGACCGCACCACGCAGAAACACAGCTGGGAGGACAGGAAGGAGAAGAATGAGAGGAAAGACAATGCTATGGACATTATGAAATGGGTAGACTCACTTCAACACTGACATTTGCATAcaggtctatgtgtgtgtgtgtgtgtgtgtgtgtgtgtgtactcacaagCCTGTTTGCAGGTCTGCAGTATGAAGGCAGCAGCCTTCCTGAGCTCTTCACTGGTAGACTCAGTCAGTAGAGTGATGATGAGGGACAGACCTCCACACTGTAACAACTGAGACCGGTGATCCTCTAGAGGAGAGAACGGGGAGAATTGTATTAAATAAATACTGTAGTTATCACAGTTATTACTGTGCAGTTATCATTGTTGTAATAAATTAATGTTTTCTTTGGAATTGTAAGATGTGCTTTCGTCATTATTTGTTGCAAATAAAGCTGTGCGTCCCGGCCATACCAGAGGCCTCAGTGCAGTGTCCCAGGGTGAGTATGACAATGAGCCTGTCTTGGGGCTCCAGGCTGCGGCTGGACAGCAGGGAGTGGAGCTGAGGAACCAAACCATAACCTGCCAGACCAGACGCCAACACAGCTACGCacagtagggggagagaggagaaaatggACAGGTTACCTAAGGAGAGCTGGTTTACATGGCTGtatgagagtgagtgagtgagtgagtgagtgagtgagtgagtgagtgagttctACACAGCCCTAGCGGTAGGGGAgaggggttgatttgggattcaggGAGAGAGTCACTCACGGTTGTCAATGATGCAGGCTGACAGGGTCTTGGTCATGATGACAGACAGCTGACAGGCCAATGGGCTGTGGGCGGCATCAGAGACTAAGCGAATCAGAGTGAGTGTCAGAGTTCCGAGCCCGCCGACTGTGGAAAAACTATCCTGAGCACAATCtgtgagaggggtagagagagatagagagtgggaGACACAGAGATAGGAGATTAATACAGAATAATGAGTGTTCAACAGATAAACCAAAACCGTCCTACTAGAGGCTACACTgtattttagcagacgctcttatccagagcgacttacagtagtgaatgcatacatttcaggcattttttttttgtactggccccccgtgggaatcgaacccacagccctggcgttgcaaacaccatgctctaccaactgagccacaggccTGCATCCATCCTTCCTTAacaccaaggagagagagatataaacctTCATTTGAACAGTTACCAAAATGCTCTAGGACACTAATCTCTACAGACTGAAGGTCTGCATCTATCTTTAAGATCTTTGCCTGGCCGTCATAGAAATAGAAACAACACTACACTTATAAAACTACTCGGATTACAATTACAAACCGTCCATTGCAAAAGCAACCTAAGTATTCTGTGTGTGACAAGACAACTCAAGAAAATCTGTTAAAAAGGCTAACATACCTTTTCAATCACAAGATactgatacatacagtatgtaagtAACTGACTCTAAACATTAGTGTCAGTGTATCATCCCTGTTTTACTTACGGTTGTTGGCGACAGTCATGGATATAAAGGAGCAGATGGGCTGAACCATCTCTGTGTGGGGGTGAGAGAGCTGCTGCAGCCAGCCCTTGACCAGGGGGAAGGCTGACACACAGATGCGCTGGCTCTCCTCTAGGGAAAGAACATTTTTCTTCTTCCACCAAgttacacacatgcatgcataacCACCCTTGTTTATTTAATGTACAGCTGCATAGAACACAGTACAaggacacaaatacacacacgttACCATTCTGGGGGTTGTTGACACAGCCACAGAGAGCACTGGACACAGAGGTCCAGAGTTGGAACAGCTGAGTGACGTTAGCAGGTCTCACTGTGGCCTCGCCAGAGAGAGGGAAACTAGTCCTGGGGAGAGAAACAAACATCAATCAACCTGAATTGGAGTTGTCCTGTACGGTTTTACTTTAATACAATGTCATCAGCTGCTTACCTCTTGACCATGCAGGTCTTGATTGTAAAAGATAATTCGTTGTCTATTTCGACCCATGTCTGCCGGAAACTCAGTGAGGTGCATTTCAGTGTTTACCTGAACAAGTCCAGCAGGATATCCAGACAGCCCGAAGTCTGAGCGAACGTCTGGCCAGACCCTGAAGCAGCACACACACAATTAACCACATTTGTAtgtacaatatacactgctcaaaaaaataaagggaacacttaaacaacacaatgtaactccaagtcaatcacacttctgtgaaatcaaactgcccacttaggaagcaacactgattgacaataaatttcacatgctgttgtgcaaatggaatagacaacaagtggaaattataggcaattagaaagacacccccaataaaggagtggttctgcaggtggtaaccacagaccacttctcagttcctatgcttcctggctgatgttttggtcacttttgaatgctggcggtgctttcactctagtggtagcatgagacggagtctacaactcacacaagtggctcaggtagtgaagctcatccaggatggcacatcaatgcgagctatggcaagaaggtttgctgtgtctgtcagcgtagtgtccagagcatggaggcgctaccaggagacaggccagtacatcaggagacgtggaggaggccgtaggagggcaacaacccagcagcaggaccgctacctctgcctttgtgcaaggaggagcaggagaagcactgccagagccctgcaaaatgacctccagcaggccacaaatgtgcatgtgtctgctcaaacggtcagaaacagactccatgagggtggtatgagggcccgacgtccacaggtgggggttgtgcttacagcccaacaccgtgcaggacgtttggcatttgccagagaacaccaagattggcaaattcgccactggcaccctgtgctcttcacagatgaaagcaggttcacactgagcacatgtgacagatgtgacagagtctggagacgccgtggagaacgttctgctgcctgcaacatcctgcagcatgaccggtttggcggtgggtcagtcatggtgtggggtggcatttctttggggggccgcacagccctccatgtgctcgccagaggtagcctgactgccattaggtaccgagatgagatcctcagaccccttgtgagaccatatgctggtgcggttggtcctgggttcctcctaatgcaagacaatgctagacctcatgtggctggagtgtgtcagcagttcctgcaagaggaaggcattgatgctatggactggcccacccgttccccagacctgaatccaattgagcacatctgggacatcatgtctcgctccatccaccaacgccacgttgcaccacagactgtccaggagttggcggatgctttagtccaggtcagggaggagatccctcaggagaccatccgccacctcatcaggagcatgcccaggcgttgtagggaggtcatacaggcacgtggaggccacacactactgagcctattttgacttgttttaaggacattacatcaaagttggatcagcctgtagtgtggttttccactttaattttgagtgtgactccaaatccagacctccatgggttgataaattgtatttccattgattatttttgtgtgattttgttgtcagcacattcaactatgtaaagaaaaaagtatttaataagattatttcttacattcagatctaggatgtgttgtttaagtgttccctttatttttttgagcagtatatatagcctAGTGCTTTTCACATTAACATcaataaagccttgttcacactggaggttttgaagtgactcaaatcct comes from Salmo trutta chromosome 7, fSalTru1.1, whole genome shotgun sequence and encodes:
- the LOC115196718 gene encoding uncharacterized protein LOC115196718 isoform X2, with the protein product MEMYVSSISKHNATKTDLSLLLECLKYQMKCPASQKQALFTIYSICQQREENVDFFREMGGVVFVHNLSKSSAHSEVRETAQFTLGTLAEANVYCKQALCRRETFSDLAECLMQQDSPLTQRRVAVYLLSVLVANNRSGQTFAQTSGCLDILLDLFRTSFPLSGEATVRPANVTQLFQLWTSVSSALCGCVNNPQNEESQRICVSAFPLVKGWLQQLSHPHTEMVQPICSFISMTVANNHCAQDSFSTVGGLGTLTLTLIRLVSDAAHSPLACQLSVIMTKTLSACIIDNPVLASGLAGYGLVPQLHSLLSSRSLEPQDRLIVILTLGHCTEASEDHRSQLLQCGGLSLIITLLTESTSEELRKAAAFILQTCKQASVFLRGAVHGESQGQTAELEPPVDMEVYWRSARDMLHRINQLERQQAQGAEEELEGVEPTPPDQTPQNPEEWGRKELLLPLPLPPSLSLPPHHTSLPYQEWNGGRRCEEREERWRGVESWGQERREEERGEERGMSCEHTPVRPVLVGRGGDGEREDLHHRLLEENQPTNREQDLTKRVRRQIFQTSEEPQKPSRSRESEREKRTHTQRHTMLHVYTLGNTQPEKERDRGLAAKRNSYPFYTNTHTEKGKNTASHTQTENRRDKHLGMREQAHTQSLSAVGYAGPGRASVPGPPRDGEDERCSVCLGTGTLVPSSSSPLEGHSQTHTHSQVFKCPAPGKPGMSRQKKPLDDEGCVFGLVTSRSFPGLQRNCPHSCDLHLVLQQATHSYTQHLRDIRRRREIHSTGQRETQQGTQSVWDHCRDNTPTHRCDLNWDLCPVVTEASLTPVCKGTLLRSYSTNSGQRNTDHNYVNLTPLKNCGPCEGTTRNPLRKGLMKSLSSVTSRGQERGDRRTHHGEDAVIDDQQKTLSIGNPSLTSSSKTKEKRVMTNERRERRNFSREEESYLCRGIERFGPSWNSILWAYPFQPGRTNVDLAKKYKRLQVIGINNGFSKMLKPRVWIHTP
- the LOC115196718 gene encoding telomere repeats-binding bouquet formation protein 1 isoform X5, which codes for MEMYVSSISKHNATKTDLSLLLECLKYQMKCPASQKQALFTIYSICQQREENVDFFREMGGVVFVHNLSKSSAHSEVRETAQFTLGTLAEANVYCKQALCRRETFSDLAECLMQQDSPLTQRRVAVYLLSVLVANNRSGQTFAQTSGCLDILLDLFRTSFPLSGEATVRPANVTQLFQLWTSVSSALCGCVNNPQNEESQRICVSAFPLVKGWLQQLSHPHTEMVQPICSFISMTVANNHCAQDSFSTVGGLGTLTLTLIRLVSDAAHSPLACQLSVIMTKTLSACIIDNPVLASGLAGYGLVPQLHSLLSSRSLEPQDRLIVILTLGHCTEASEDHRSQLLQCGGLSLIITLLTESTSEELRKAAAFILQTCKQASVFLRGAVHGESQGQTAELEPPVDMEVYWRSARDMLHRINQLERQQAQEWNGGRRCEEREERWRGVESWGQERREEERGEERGMSCEHTPVRPVLVGRGGDGEREDLHHRLLEENQPTNREQDLTKRVRRQIFQTSEEPQKPSRSRESEREKRTHTQRHTMLHVYTLGNTQPEKERDRGLAAKRNSYPFYTNTHTEKGKNTASHTQTENRRDKHLGMREQAHTQSLSAVGYAGPGRASVPGPPRDGEDERCSVCLGTGTLVPSSSSPLEGHSQTHTHSQVFKCPAPGKPGMSRQKKPLDDEGCVFGLVTSRSFPGLQRNCPHSCDLHLVLQQATHSYTQHLRDIRRRREIHSTGQRETQQGTQSVWDHCRDNTPTHRCDLNWDLCPVVTEASLTPVCKGTLLRSYSTNSGQRNTDHNYVNLTPLKNCGPCEGTTRNPLRKGLMKSLSSVTSRGQERGDRRTHHGEDAVIDDQQKTLSIGNPSLTQSSSKTKEKRVMTNERRERRNFSREEESYLCRGIERFGPSWNSILWAYPFQPGRTNVDLAKKYKRLQVIGINNGFSKMLKPRVWIHTP
- the LOC115196718 gene encoding telomere repeats-binding bouquet formation protein 1 isoform X6; this encodes MEMYVSSISKHNATKTDLSLLLECLKYQMKCPASQKQALFTIYSICQQREENVDFFREMGGVVFVHNLSKSSAHSEVRETAQFTLGTLAEANVYCKQALCRRETFSDLAECLMQQDSPLTQRRVAVYLLSVLVANNRSGQTFAQTSGCLDILLDLFRTSFPLSGEATVRPANVTQLFQLWTSVSSALCGCVNNPQNEESQRICVSAFPLVKGWLQQLSHPHTEMVQPICSFISMTVANNHCAQDSFSTVGGLGTLTLTLIRLVSDAAHSPLACQLSVIMTKTLSACIIDNPVLASGLAGYGLVPQLHSLLSSRSLEPQDRLIVILTLGHCTEASEDHRSQLLQCGGLSLIITLLTESTSEELRKAAAFILQTCKQASVFLRGAVHGESQGQTAELEPPVDMEVYWRSARDMLHRINQLERQQAQKRVRRQIFQTSEEPQKPSRSRESEREKRTHTQRHTMLHVYTLGNTQPEKERDRGLAAKRNSYPFYTNTHTEKGKNTASHTQTENRRDKHLGMREQAHTQSLSAVGYAGPGRASVPGPPRDGEDERCSVCLGTGTLVPSSSSPLEGHSQTHTHSQVFKCPAPGKPGMSRQKKPLDDEGCVFGLVTSRSFPGLQRNCPHSCDLHLVLQQATHSYTQHLRDIRRRREIHSTGQRETQQGTQSVWDHCRDNTPTHRCDLNWDLCPVVTEASLTPVCKGTLLRSYSTNSGQRNTDHNYVNLTPLKNCGPCEGTTRNPLRKGLMKSLSSVTSRGQERGDRRTHHGEDAVIDDQQKTLSIGNPSLTQSSSKTKEKRVMTNERRERRNFSREEESYLCRGIERFGPSWNSILWAYPFQPGRTNVDLAKKYKRLQVIGINNGFSKMLKPRVWIHTP